A stretch of Schistocerca nitens isolate TAMUIC-IGC-003100 chromosome 6, iqSchNite1.1, whole genome shotgun sequence DNA encodes these proteins:
- the LOC126263052 gene encoding uncharacterized protein LOC126263052, protein MDRVPLSRETVEAIKTKRQLERAWEEYGDPEDKRALNRQKKLVSRLVAEDRGAHMQALEDERREAAARRAKADRIRKMVARTDDDTLCEFADTMCGVVQMMKSLAVGSKRQLGGGGGGRAIQW, encoded by the coding sequence ATGGATAGGGTTCCACTCAGCAGAGAGACTGTGGAGGCGATAAAGACGAAGCGGCAGCTGGAGAGGGCGTGGGAGGAGTACGGAGACCCGGAGGATAAGCGAGCTTTGAACAGGCAGAAGAAGCTGGTGAGTCGCTTGGTGGCAGAGGACCGCGGGGCGCACATGCAGGCGCTCGAGGATGAGCGGCGCGAAGCGGCCGCCAGGAGGGCCAAAGCCGACAGGATCCGCAAGATGGTGGCGCGCACCGACGACGACACGCTGTGCGAGTTCGCCGACACCATGTGCGGCGTCGTCCAGATGATGAAGTCTCTCGCCGTCGGCAGCAAGAGGCAGCTCGGCGGAGGTGGAGGCGGCCGGGCCATACAGTGGTGA